A DNA window from Fragaria vesca subsp. vesca linkage group LG3, FraVesHawaii_1.0, whole genome shotgun sequence contains the following coding sequences:
- the LOC101307186 gene encoding alpha-ketoglutarate-dependent dioxygenase alkB homolog 6-like, with protein MEGNQALNNFKVGSLPTVIYIPDFITKNEETLLLKNIYDAPVSKWKSLKNRRLQNWGGVVHEKGLISQDYEESLAMNFRTFGTLLRIRFNSHCTVHHTALRLDIVPSWLTKITCRIFEESGLFPSPINHVLVNEYLPNQGIMAHQDGPAYYPVVAILSLGSPVVMNFTPHSRLTLGAGTCSHNSMYSNSDGRLSQTDANKSLHEHQPFSVLLMPCSLLIFKDKAYSDYLHAISDSEVQRYDKAVNEAQALPCQGLDHPSSQLDGTVETLNTGDLKSIHRTTTRVSLTCRLVLKVHKNLFRF; from the exons ATGGAAGGAAACCAGGCGCTAAATAATTTCAAAGTTGGATCTCTGCCCACTGTAATATACATTCCTGACTTCATTACGAAGAATGAAGAAACTCTACTTCTAAAAAAT ATTTATGATGCCCCTGTATCGAAGTGGAAATCTTTAAAAAATAGGAGGCTACAAAACTGGG GTGGTGTAGTCCATGAAAAGGGTCTGATATCACAGGATT ATGAGGAATCACTTGCTATGAACTTCAGAACATTTGGAACTCTCTTGCGAATCAGGTTTAACTCACATTGCACTGTACACCATACAGCACTGCGATTGGATATCG TGCCCTCATGGTTAACAAAGATCACATGCAGGATTTTTGAAGAATCTGGGCTATTCCCATCACCAATTAACCATGTCCTTGTCAATGAATATCTTCCTAACCAAGGGATAATG GCACACCAAGATGGGCCAGCTTACTATCCAGTCGTAGCAATTCTGTCTCTTGGGTCACCAGTAGTTATGAATTTCACTCCCCATTCAAGATTGACATTGGGTGCAGGCACATGTTCACACAACTCTATGTATTCAAATTCTGATGGGAGACTTTCCCAGACTGATGCAAATAAATCGTTGCATGAACACCAACCATTTTCTGTCTTATTGATGCCATGCAGTTTGCTTATATTCAAAGATAAAGCATACTCAG ATTACTTGCATGCTATAAGCGACAGTGAGGTACAGCGTTACGATAAG GCTGTAAATGAAGCACAAGCTCTACCTTGTCAAGGTCTAGATCATCCATCTTCACAATTGGATGGAACTGTTGAAACATTGAATACTGGGGACCTAAAGAGTATTCATAGAACTACCACCCGAGTTTCTTTGACATGTCGATTAGTTTTGAAAGTTCATAAAAATTTGTTCAGGTTTTAA